A portion of the Streptomyces sp. YPW6 genome contains these proteins:
- a CDS encoding DUF5947 family protein, whose translation MSTNPAGVLAQFTRRPPPPGERCELCGEPLPDEHRHLVDTTRRTLKCSCPPCHLLFTRPGAGQGRFRAVPDRYLTDPGFAPDGDGWDRLQIPVGLAFFFRNSALGRLAAFYPSPAGATESELDPATWDAVIGGTRLAGLLEDDVEALLLRAEHAEPATCTLVPIDAAYELVGRMRLHWKGFDGGAEARAALTEFFDHVASRARPLPADAAGGGSPGGAP comes from the coding sequence GTGAGCACCAACCCGGCCGGTGTGCTGGCCCAGTTCACCCGGCGGCCACCACCGCCGGGGGAGCGGTGCGAACTGTGCGGGGAGCCGCTGCCGGACGAGCACCGGCATCTCGTGGACACCACCCGCCGCACCCTCAAGTGCTCCTGCCCGCCCTGCCACCTCCTCTTCACCCGGCCCGGCGCGGGACAGGGCCGCTTCCGGGCCGTCCCCGACCGCTACCTCACCGACCCCGGCTTCGCCCCCGACGGCGACGGCTGGGACCGCCTCCAGATCCCCGTCGGGCTCGCCTTCTTCTTCCGCAACTCCGCACTCGGCCGGCTCGCCGCGTTCTACCCGAGCCCCGCCGGAGCCACCGAGAGCGAACTCGACCCCGCGACCTGGGACGCCGTCATCGGCGGTACCCGCCTGGCCGGGCTTCTGGAGGACGACGTGGAGGCGCTGCTGCTGCGCGCCGAGCACGCGGAGCCCGCCACCTGCACGCTCGTACCGATCGACGCCGCCTACGAACTCGTCGGCCGGATGCGGCTTCACTGGAAGGGCTTCGACGGCGGAGCCGAGGCCCGCGCGGCCCTCACGGAGTTCTTCGACCACGTCGCGTCCCGCGCCCGGCC
- a CDS encoding NifU family protein, giving the protein MAGADPGAHIGELLDRLGREAGPRARETADELVRGVVEFYGEGLARTVRLLRSAPPGSDPLAVLTADELVGDLLILHDLHPDGTMTRVGRALDKVRPYLGSHAGDVEVAGLDPDAAEGPTLRLRLRGSCDGCPSSTQTVRWTIEEAVARLAPEIAHIEVEGVTEAAPAEQPLLQIQPRPPDGAPAPPTPSAAPEPPHWHTLAAPALPAHDRTTRVADIDGNALLLVRLPGNLYAYRDRCPGCGADLRTAPLDGEFLRCATCAARFDVRHAGRGEGAHLEPLPLLEEDGAVRVALPELLGAGP; this is encoded by the coding sequence ATGGCGGGAGCCGATCCCGGCGCACACATCGGTGAACTGCTGGACCGACTGGGACGCGAGGCGGGCCCGCGGGCCCGCGAGACCGCCGACGAACTCGTGCGCGGCGTCGTCGAGTTCTACGGCGAGGGGCTCGCCCGCACCGTCCGGCTGCTGCGCTCCGCCCCACCCGGCTCCGACCCGCTCGCCGTGCTCACCGCCGACGAACTCGTCGGGGACCTGCTGATCCTGCACGACCTGCACCCCGACGGCACCATGACCCGGGTCGGCCGCGCCCTCGACAAGGTCCGCCCCTACCTCGGCTCCCACGCCGGGGACGTCGAGGTCGCCGGACTCGACCCGGACGCCGCCGAAGGGCCCACGCTGCGCCTGCGGTTGCGCGGCAGCTGCGACGGCTGCCCGTCCTCCACCCAGACCGTGCGCTGGACGATCGAGGAAGCCGTCGCCCGCCTCGCCCCGGAGATCGCGCACATCGAGGTCGAAGGCGTCACCGAGGCCGCTCCGGCCGAGCAGCCCCTCCTCCAGATCCAGCCACGGCCGCCCGACGGCGCCCCGGCCCCACCGACCCCGTCCGCCGCACCCGAGCCGCCCCACTGGCACACCCTCGCCGCCCCCGCCCTGCCCGCCCACGACCGCACCACCCGCGTCGCCGACATCGACGGCAACGCCCTCCTGCTGGTCCGGCTCCCCGGCAACCTCTACGCCTACCGCGACCGCTGTCCCGGCTGCGGAGCCGACCTGCGCACCGCCCCCCTCGACGGCGAGTTCCTCCGCTGCGCCACGTGCGCCGCCCGGTTCGACGTACGGCACGCGGGGCGCGGCGAGGGCGCCCACCTGGAACCGCTGCCGCTCCTGGAGGAGGACGGGGCCGTCCGGGTCGCGCTGCCCGAACTGCTGGGAGCCGGGCCGTGA
- a CDS encoding nickel-dependent hydrogenase large subunit yields MATATGKPAVDADGLMEMSWDPITRIVGSLGIHTKIDFAAKRVAECYSTSSIFRGYSVFMKGKDPRDAHFITSRICGICGDNHATCSVYAQNMAYGVAPPHLGEWIINLGEAAEYMFDHNIFQENLVGVDYCERMVRETNPGVLELAERTEAPHAADHGYRTIADIMRSLNPLEGEFYREALQVSRYTREMFCLMEGRHVHPSTLYPGGVGTVATIQLFTDYLTRLTRYVEFMKRVVPLHDDLFDFFYEALPGYEEVGRRRVLLGCWGALNDPAYCDFTYANMADWGRRMFVTPGVVVDGELVTNSLVDINLGLRILLGSSYYEDWAGMGKFVERDPLGNEIDERHPWNQHTIPAPQKRDFDDKYSWVMSPRWFDGTDHLALDTGGGPIARLWSTALSGLVDIGYIKATGHSVQINLPRTMTKPEMALEWKIPPWSNAIERNRARTYFQAYAAAAALHFAEQAMEEVRAGRTQTWEQFDVPDESIGCGFTEAVRGVLSHHMVIRDGKIANYHPYPPTPWNGSVRDTYGTPGPYEDAVQNTPIFEENPPENFKGIDIMRAVRSFDPCLPCGVHMYVGGGRTVEQTHMPTGLSGLAGG; encoded by the coding sequence ATGGCGACTGCGACCGGCAAACCCGCCGTCGACGCTGACGGCCTCATGGAGATGTCGTGGGACCCGATCACGCGCATCGTCGGCAGCCTCGGCATCCACACGAAGATCGACTTCGCCGCGAAGCGGGTCGCGGAGTGCTACAGCACCTCCTCGATCTTCCGCGGCTACAGCGTCTTCATGAAGGGCAAGGACCCGCGCGACGCCCACTTCATCACCAGCCGCATCTGCGGCATCTGCGGCGACAACCACGCGACCTGCTCCGTCTACGCGCAGAACATGGCGTACGGGGTCGCGCCCCCGCACCTCGGCGAGTGGATCATCAACCTCGGTGAGGCCGCCGAGTACATGTTCGACCACAACATCTTCCAGGAGAACCTGGTCGGCGTGGACTACTGCGAGCGGATGGTCCGCGAGACCAACCCCGGCGTCCTCGAACTGGCGGAACGCACGGAGGCCCCGCACGCCGCCGACCACGGCTACCGCACCATCGCCGACATCATGCGCTCGCTGAACCCGCTGGAGGGCGAGTTCTACCGCGAGGCCCTCCAGGTCAGCCGGTACACCCGCGAGATGTTCTGCCTGATGGAGGGCCGCCACGTGCACCCCTCCACGCTCTACCCGGGCGGTGTCGGCACCGTCGCCACGATCCAGCTCTTCACCGACTACCTGACCCGCCTCACCCGCTACGTGGAGTTCATGAAGCGGGTCGTCCCGCTCCACGACGACCTCTTCGACTTCTTCTACGAGGCGCTGCCCGGGTACGAGGAGGTCGGCCGCCGGCGCGTCCTGCTCGGCTGCTGGGGCGCGCTCAACGACCCGGCGTACTGCGACTTCACCTACGCCAACATGGCCGACTGGGGCCGCAGGATGTTCGTCACCCCCGGTGTGGTCGTCGACGGCGAGCTCGTCACCAACAGCCTCGTCGACATCAACCTCGGCCTGCGCATCCTGCTCGGCAGCTCCTACTACGAGGACTGGGCGGGCATGGGCAAGTTCGTCGAGCGCGACCCCCTCGGCAACGAGATCGACGAACGCCACCCCTGGAACCAGCACACCATCCCGGCCCCGCAGAAGCGGGACTTCGACGACAAGTACAGCTGGGTCATGTCCCCGCGCTGGTTCGACGGGACCGACCACCTCGCCCTGGACACCGGCGGCGGGCCCATCGCCCGGCTCTGGTCCACGGCGCTGTCCGGACTCGTCGACATCGGCTACATCAAGGCCACCGGCCACAGCGTGCAGATCAACCTCCCGCGCACCATGACCAAGCCCGAGATGGCGCTGGAGTGGAAGATCCCCCCGTGGTCCAACGCCATCGAACGCAACCGGGCCCGCACCTACTTCCAGGCGTACGCGGCCGCCGCCGCCCTCCACTTCGCCGAGCAGGCGATGGAGGAGGTCCGCGCCGGACGCACCCAGACCTGGGAGCAGTTCGACGTTCCCGACGAGTCGATCGGCTGCGGCTTCACCGAAGCCGTCCGCGGCGTCCTCTCCCACCACATGGTCATCCGGGACGGGAAGATCGCCAACTACCATCCCTACCCGCCGACCCCGTGGAACGGCAGCGTCCGTGACACCTACGGCACCCCCGGACCCTACGAGGACGCCGTCCAGAACACGCCCATCTTCGAGGAGAACCCTCCCGAGAACTTCAAGGGCATCGACATCATGCGGGCCGTCCGCAGCTTCGACCCCTGCCTGCCGTGCGGTGTGCACATGTACGTCGGCGGCGGCCGGACCGTCGAGCAGACCCACATGCCGACCGGACTGAGCGGACTGGCGGGCGGCTGA
- a CDS encoding hydrogenase expression protein HypE, translated as MNPPTATTADADVTDAPPDDPTVHILWINAGLSCDGDSVSLTAATQPSIEELALGALPGLPKVAVHWPLIDYECGPVEGADNFVEWFFKADRGELEPFVLVVEGSIPNERIKPEGYWCGFGDDPETGQPITTSEWLDRLTPKALAVVAIGTCATYGGIHAMAGNPTGAMGVPDYLGWEWKSKAGIPIVCIPGCPVHPDNASETLLYLLYQAAGAAPMIPLDEELRPTWLFGATVHEGCDRAGYYEQGQFADAYGSPQCLVKLGCWGPVVKCNVPKRGWINGVGGCPNVGGICIGCTMPGFPDKFMPFMDEPPGGHVSAAASGVYGSVVRRLRHFTEKTADKEPKWRTKTETIKTGYRPPW; from the coding sequence ATGAACCCCCCGACCGCCACCACGGCCGACGCGGACGTGACCGACGCCCCTCCGGACGACCCGACCGTGCACATTCTGTGGATCAACGCGGGGCTGAGTTGCGACGGGGACTCCGTCTCGCTCACCGCCGCCACCCAGCCGAGCATCGAGGAACTCGCGCTCGGCGCTCTGCCGGGACTGCCCAAGGTCGCCGTCCACTGGCCGCTGATCGACTACGAGTGCGGGCCCGTCGAGGGCGCCGACAACTTCGTCGAGTGGTTCTTCAAGGCCGACCGGGGGGAACTGGAACCTTTCGTCCTGGTGGTCGAGGGCTCCATCCCCAACGAACGCATCAAGCCCGAGGGCTACTGGTGCGGCTTCGGCGACGACCCCGAGACCGGCCAGCCCATCACCACCAGCGAATGGCTCGACCGGCTCACCCCCAAGGCCCTCGCCGTCGTCGCCATCGGCACCTGCGCCACGTACGGCGGCATCCACGCCATGGCGGGCAACCCCACCGGAGCGATGGGCGTACCGGACTACCTCGGCTGGGAGTGGAAGTCCAAGGCGGGCATCCCGATCGTCTGCATCCCCGGCTGCCCCGTCCACCCCGACAACGCCTCCGAGACCCTGCTGTACCTGCTCTACCAGGCCGCCGGCGCCGCGCCCATGATCCCGCTGGACGAGGAGCTGCGGCCCACCTGGCTGTTCGGCGCCACCGTCCACGAGGGATGCGACCGGGCCGGCTACTACGAGCAGGGCCAGTTCGCCGACGCGTACGGCTCCCCGCAGTGCCTGGTCAAGCTGGGCTGCTGGGGCCCGGTCGTCAAGTGCAACGTACCCAAGCGCGGCTGGATCAACGGCGTCGGCGGCTGCCCGAACGTCGGCGGCATCTGCATCGGCTGCACCATGCCCGGCTTCCCGGACAAGTTCATGCCGTTCATGGACGAGCCCCCCGGCGGCCACGTATCGGCGGCGGCGAGCGGCGTCTACGGCTCCGTCGTGCGGCGGCTGCGCCACTTCACCGAGAAGACGGCCGACAAGGAACCGAAGTGGCGGACGAAGACCGAGACCATCAAGACCGGCTACCGGCCGCCCTGGTGA
- a CDS encoding DJ-1/PfpI/YhbO family deglycase/protease — MSTTALDDRRILAVVTNYGVEQDELVVPVKHLRDHGAQVSVAAVSADEIRTLVGDRDPGETVRPDLTLDDVDPAAYDLLLVPGGTLNADSLRLQDATTRIVSSFAASGRPVAAICHGPWALVEGGYVRGKTLTSYASLRTDITNAGGTWVDKPVVRDDAEDWPLITSRNPGDLEDFLGEIDAVLAEA; from the coding sequence ATGTCCACCACCGCTCTCGACGACCGCCGGATCCTGGCCGTCGTCACCAACTACGGCGTCGAGCAGGACGAGCTCGTCGTCCCCGTGAAGCACCTGCGCGACCACGGGGCGCAGGTCAGCGTGGCGGCGGTCTCCGCCGACGAGATCCGCACCCTCGTCGGAGACCGCGATCCGGGCGAGACCGTGCGGCCCGACCTCACCCTCGACGACGTCGACCCCGCCGCCTACGACCTCCTCCTGGTCCCGGGCGGCACACTGAACGCCGACTCGCTGCGCCTGCAGGACGCCACCACCCGGATCGTCAGTTCGTTCGCCGCTTCCGGCCGGCCGGTGGCCGCCATCTGCCACGGGCCGTGGGCGCTGGTCGAGGGCGGCTACGTCCGCGGCAAGACGCTGACCTCGTACGCCTCGCTGCGGACCGACATCACCAACGCGGGCGGCACCTGGGTCGACAAGCCGGTGGTCCGCGACGACGCCGAGGACTGGCCGCTGATCACCTCACGGAACCCCGGAGACCTGGAGGACTTCCTCGGTGAGATCGACGCGGTGCTCGCCGAGGCCTGA
- a CDS encoding glutamate--cysteine ligase, with product MVRTVGVEEELLLVDEDSGEARALSSAVLAIAEKDTAGESPFEEELHRQQLEFSTQPCADIEELADSVRRWRARAVRHAADAGASVVALATSPLPVSPKIGTGERYRWMAERFGLTAQEQLTCGCHVHVSVDSDEEGVAVLDRIRCWLPVLLALSANSPFWQGQDSRYSSYRSQVWGRWPSAGPVDVHGSAEAYHAGVRSLVDTGVLRDEGMVYFDARLSHRYPTVEVRIADVCLDPADTVLLATLVRGLVETAARQWRAGEAPPGAGTSLLRAASWQAGRSGLEDRLVHPLTWRPEPAPEVLRALLDHVRDALEDSGDLEAAEEALSTVVRRGNGAQVQRETLARTGSLRDTVAACVRITAG from the coding sequence GTGGTCCGCACGGTGGGAGTAGAGGAAGAGCTGTTGCTGGTCGACGAGGACAGCGGAGAGGCCCGGGCGCTGTCATCAGCGGTCCTGGCGATCGCCGAGAAGGACACGGCCGGGGAGTCGCCCTTCGAGGAGGAGCTGCATCGCCAGCAACTGGAGTTCTCCACCCAGCCCTGCGCGGACATCGAGGAGCTCGCCGACTCGGTCCGCCGGTGGCGGGCGCGGGCGGTCCGGCACGCCGCCGACGCCGGGGCGTCGGTGGTGGCACTGGCGACCTCTCCGCTGCCGGTCAGCCCGAAGATCGGCACGGGGGAGCGGTACCGCTGGATGGCGGAGCGCTTCGGGCTGACCGCCCAGGAGCAGCTGACCTGCGGCTGCCACGTCCATGTCTCGGTGGACTCGGACGAGGAGGGCGTCGCCGTCCTCGACCGGATCCGCTGCTGGCTGCCCGTCCTGCTCGCCCTGAGCGCCAACTCACCGTTCTGGCAGGGCCAGGACAGCCGGTACAGCAGCTACCGCAGCCAGGTCTGGGGGCGGTGGCCCTCGGCCGGCCCGGTGGACGTCCACGGCTCCGCCGAGGCCTACCACGCCGGAGTGCGGTCCCTGGTAGACACCGGAGTCCTCCGGGACGAGGGAATGGTCTACTTCGACGCGCGCCTCTCGCACCGCTACCCCACGGTGGAGGTCAGGATCGCGGACGTCTGCCTGGACCCGGCCGACACCGTGCTGCTGGCCACGCTCGTCCGAGGCCTGGTGGAGACGGCCGCCCGCCAGTGGCGGGCCGGTGAGGCCCCGCCGGGGGCCGGTACGTCCCTGCTGCGTGCGGCCTCCTGGCAGGCGGGCCGCTCGGGCCTGGAGGACCGGCTGGTCCACCCCCTGACCTGGCGGCCGGAGCCCGCGCCCGAGGTCCTGCGGGCCCTCCTGGACCACGTGCGGGACGCCCTGGAGGACAGCGGCGACCTGGAAGCCGCCGAAGAGGCCCTGTCCACCGTGGTCCGGCGCGGGAACGGGGCACAAGTCCAGCGCGAGACCCTGGCCCGGACCGGGAGCCTGCGCGACACCGTGGCCGCATGCGTCCGCATCACGGCCGGATGA
- a CDS encoding cold-shock protein, with translation MASGTVKWFNSEKGFGFIAQDGGGPDVFAHYSNINSTGFRELQEGQAVTFDITQGQKGPQAENITTA, from the coding sequence ATGGCCAGCGGAACCGTCAAGTGGTTCAACTCGGAAAAGGGCTTCGGCTTCATCGCGCAGGACGGCGGCGGCCCCGACGTCTTCGCGCACTACTCCAACATCAACTCCACCGGCTTCCGTGAGCTCCAGGAAGGCCAGGCGGTGACCTTCGACATCACCCAGGGCCAGAAGGGCCCGCAGGCGGAGAACATCACCACCGCCTGA
- a CDS encoding DUF6221 family protein has translation MGGNAEMVAFVRARLADEEHVALAAGGDRWRCPADVPGEVHDRTGGVAFTVRGRGFDQHIALQNPARTLERIETHRVMLGEYVEVADLDTDRPAEDFRSGRAVGLGFAVRQLAAEYAGHPDYQARWLPRFIQ, from the coding sequence ATGGGCGGCAACGCAGAGATGGTGGCCTTCGTCCGGGCGCGGCTCGCCGACGAGGAACACGTCGCACTGGCCGCCGGCGGGGACCGATGGCGGTGCCCGGCCGACGTGCCGGGCGAGGTCCACGACCGCACCGGCGGAGTGGCGTTCACGGTGCGGGGCCGGGGCTTCGACCAGCACATCGCCCTCCAGAACCCCGCGCGGACCCTGGAGCGCATCGAGACGCACCGCGTCATGCTCGGCGAGTACGTCGAGGTCGCCGACCTGGACACCGACCGCCCGGCCGAGGACTTCCGCTCCGGCCGGGCGGTGGGCCTGGGCTTCGCCGTCCGGCAGCTCGCCGCCGAGTACGCGGGGCACCCCGACTACCAGGCGCGCTGGCTGCCCCGGTTCATCCAGTAG
- a CDS encoding VOC family protein, which produces MDWTLEVIVLPVTDIDRARDFYRDKLGFHVDIDAEVMAGARVVQLTPPGSGCSIALTDGLPSPTGSPQPGTYHGLQLCVADIDAAHAELVGRGVEVSEPQRYTPDDGATFMYFTDPDGNGWAVQEYRRRKTEPLHAFLADQAAGNGAKAGDTVG; this is translated from the coding sequence ATGGACTGGACCCTCGAAGTGATCGTGCTCCCCGTGACCGACATCGACCGGGCCCGGGACTTCTACCGGGACAAGCTCGGCTTCCACGTCGACATCGACGCCGAGGTGATGGCGGGCGCCCGCGTGGTGCAGCTGACGCCGCCCGGCTCCGGCTGTTCGATCGCCCTCACCGACGGCCTGCCCAGCCCGACGGGAAGCCCGCAGCCGGGCACGTACCACGGCCTCCAGCTCTGCGTCGCCGACATCGACGCCGCGCACGCCGAACTCGTCGGCCGGGGCGTCGAGGTCTCCGAGCCGCAGCGGTACACCCCCGACGACGGCGCGACCTTCATGTACTTCACCGACCCGGACGGCAACGGCTGGGCGGTGCAGGAGTACCGCCGCCGGAAGACCGAACCCCTCCACGCGTTCCTCGCCGACCAGGCCGCCGGGAACGGGGCGAAGGCGGGGGACACGGTGGGGTGA
- a CDS encoding MFS transporter, with the protein MTGSRATPTPTATAHDRHRSGLALLVIASCQLMVVLDVTIVNIALPHMQKDLGFSTENLSWVVNAYTLTFGGLLLLGGRLGDILGRRRVFIFGVLLFVFASLLGGLSQEGWQLLAARSLQGVGGAIASPTALSLITTTFREGPERNRAFGVFAAVSAGGSAIGLLAGGLLVEWLDWRWVLFVNVPIGLLIAIATPRFIPESERRPGHFDIVGALTSTVGMVLLVYGFIRASEDGWTDALTLGSFAVAVVLLTVFILIERGSKQPITPLWMFRDRNRAGSYAMMLSLAAALFGMFFFLTLFVQNVLDFSPLRAGLAFLPVSAVIAVSAGLASQLLPRWGPKPFMVTGALLAAAGLGWLTLTDVHSSYLGSILGPMLVFGFGMGMQFVSLTLMAVSGVAPKEAGAASGILNATQQVGGSLGLSILVTTFGTASRNEASDQVPQFLREGTPAQLLEFRRTGELPPPWGDEVLTSGVSSAFVVAACFAVLAALVALFVIQVRPADLARLQGGATPLAAEGAADSGEAGAADGGEAGAADGGEAKEPAPGPEAAGPGPDVPSPGSDAPPPGPDGPSPGPDTDRPAKGR; encoded by the coding sequence ATGACGGGCTCCCGCGCGACACCCACGCCCACGGCCACCGCCCACGACCGGCACCGGAGCGGACTGGCGCTGCTGGTCATCGCCTCGTGCCAGCTGATGGTGGTGCTGGACGTCACCATCGTCAACATCGCGCTGCCACACATGCAGAAGGACCTGGGATTCTCCACCGAGAACCTCTCCTGGGTCGTCAACGCGTACACGTTGACCTTCGGCGGACTGCTGCTGCTCGGCGGACGCCTCGGCGACATCCTCGGCCGCCGCAGAGTCTTCATCTTCGGCGTGCTGCTCTTCGTCTTCGCCTCGCTGCTCGGCGGGCTGTCCCAGGAGGGCTGGCAGTTGCTGGCCGCCCGCTCCCTCCAGGGCGTCGGCGGCGCGATCGCCTCGCCGACCGCCCTGTCGCTGATCACCACCACCTTCCGCGAGGGCCCCGAACGCAACCGCGCGTTCGGGGTCTTCGCGGCCGTCTCCGCTGGCGGCAGCGCGATCGGGCTGCTCGCCGGCGGGCTGCTCGTGGAGTGGCTGGACTGGCGCTGGGTCCTGTTCGTCAACGTCCCGATCGGCCTGCTCATCGCCATCGCGACCCCTCGCTTCATCCCCGAGTCCGAGCGCCGTCCCGGCCACTTCGACATCGTCGGCGCGCTGACCTCGACGGTCGGCATGGTGCTGCTCGTCTACGGCTTCATCCGCGCCTCCGAGGACGGCTGGACCGACGCGCTGACCCTCGGGTCGTTCGCGGTGGCCGTGGTGCTCCTGACGGTCTTCATCCTGATCGAACGCGGCTCGAAGCAGCCCATCACGCCGCTGTGGATGTTCCGCGACCGCAACCGCGCCGGGTCGTACGCGATGATGCTGAGCCTCGCGGCCGCGCTGTTCGGGATGTTCTTCTTCCTGACCCTCTTCGTGCAGAACGTGCTCGACTTCAGCCCGCTGCGGGCCGGCCTCGCCTTCCTCCCGGTCAGCGCCGTCATCGCGGTCAGCGCGGGCCTCGCCTCCCAGCTCCTGCCCAGGTGGGGCCCCAAGCCCTTCATGGTGACCGGCGCGCTGCTGGCCGCCGCCGGGCTCGGCTGGCTGACGCTGACCGACGTCCACAGTTCCTACCTCGGCTCGATCCTCGGCCCGATGCTCGTGTTCGGCTTCGGCATGGGCATGCAGTTCGTGTCGCTGACGCTGATGGCGGTCTCGGGCGTCGCCCCGAAGGAGGCGGGCGCCGCCTCCGGCATCCTCAACGCCACCCAGCAGGTGGGCGGCTCGCTGGGGCTGTCGATCCTGGTGACGACGTTCGGTACGGCCAGCCGCAACGAGGCGAGCGACCAGGTGCCGCAGTTCCTCCGGGAGGGCACGCCCGCCCAGCTTCTGGAGTTCCGCAGGACCGGCGAGCTGCCGCCCCCCTGGGGCGACGAGGTCCTCACCTCGGGTGTCTCCAGCGCCTTCGTCGTCGCGGCCTGCTTCGCCGTGCTCGCCGCCCTGGTCGCCCTGTTCGTCATCCAGGTCCGGCCCGCCGACCTGGCCCGTCTCCAGGGCGGCGCGACGCCGCTCGCCGCGGAGGGAGCAGCCGACAGCGGCGAGGCGGGAGCGGCCGACGGCGGCGAGGCGGGAGCGGCCGACGGCGGTGAGGCAAAGGAGCCGGCACCCGGACCGGAGGCGGCGGGGCCCGGCCCGGACGTACCATCACCCGGATCGGACGCACCGCCACCCGGCCCCGACGGGCCGTCACCCGGCCCGGACACCGACCGACCCGCGAAAGGGCGCTGA
- a CDS encoding NAD(P)/FAD-dependent oxidoreductase produces MIDVLVAGGGPAGLAAAIRAAAAGLETVVVEPRTTPVDKACGEGIMPGGVAALRDLGVRLGGHALRGIRYTDGRRSAEAAFRGGPGAGVRRTELHTALHERAAVLGVRVVAAKVGEVRQDERTVTAAGLTARWLIAADGLHSPLRRALGLDHPVPGPGRYGLRRHYPIAPWTDHVEVHWSRHGEAYVTPVGERLVGVAVLSRDRRPYDRHLAAFPALAARLTDSRGATPVRGAGPLRQRALGRRAGRVLLVGDAAGYVDALTGEGIALAVATATAAADCLSAGRPEDYPRHWARATRRYRLLTRALLSAAGHPASGRLIVAAAHRAPAVFRTAVRALQ; encoded by the coding sequence GTGATCGACGTCCTGGTCGCGGGCGGCGGGCCGGCCGGACTGGCCGCCGCGATCCGGGCCGCCGCCGCGGGCCTGGAGACGGTGGTGGTCGAGCCGCGCACCACCCCTGTCGACAAGGCGTGCGGCGAGGGCATCATGCCCGGCGGCGTCGCGGCCCTGCGCGACCTCGGCGTCCGGCTCGGGGGCCACGCACTGCGCGGCATCCGCTACACGGACGGCCGGCGCAGCGCGGAAGCGGCCTTCCGGGGCGGCCCGGGCGCGGGTGTCCGCCGCACCGAGCTCCACACGGCTCTGCACGAGCGGGCCGCCGTCCTCGGGGTCCGCGTCGTCGCCGCCAAGGTGGGGGAGGTGCGGCAGGACGAGCGCACCGTCACCGCAGCCGGACTCACCGCGCGCTGGCTCATCGCCGCCGACGGGCTCCACTCGCCGCTGCGCCGAGCCCTGGGCCTGGACCACCCGGTCCCCGGGCCCGGACGCTACGGGCTGCGCCGCCACTACCCGATCGCCCCGTGGACGGATCACGTCGAGGTGCACTGGTCCCGGCACGGCGAGGCGTACGTGACCCCGGTCGGCGAGCGCCTGGTCGGCGTGGCCGTCCTGAGCCGCGACCGCCGCCCCTACGACCGGCATCTGGCCGCCTTCCCCGCCCTCGCGGCCCGGCTCACGGACAGCCGGGGGGCCACTCCCGTACGCGGAGCCGGCCCCCTGCGCCAGCGGGCGCTGGGCCGGCGGGCCGGGCGCGTCCTGCTGGTCGGCGACGCCGCCGGGTACGTCGACGCCCTCACCGGGGAGGGCATCGCCCTCGCGGTCGCCACCGCGACGGCCGCAGCCGACTGCCTGAGCGCCGGACGGCCCGAGGACTACCCCCGCCACTGGGCGCGGGCCACCCGGCGCTACCGCCTGCTCACCAGGGCCCTGCTGAGCGCGGCGGGCCACCCGGCCTCGGGCCGGCTGATCGTCGCCGCGGCCCACCGGGCCCCCGCCGTCTTCCGCACCGCGGTCCGCGCGCTCCAGTGA
- a CDS encoding isoprenylcysteine carboxyl methyltransferase family protein: MTWYTVLVLAVAAERLAELVVARRNTRWSLARGGVESGRGHYPGMVALHTALLAGCLAEVRFAERPFPPVLGWVMVAVVVAAQALRWWCIRTLGPRWNTRVIVVPGLPRITGGPYRWLSHPNYVAVAAEGLALPLVHGAWVTALVFTALNAALMAVRIRCEDGALARLPAADAPA, from the coding sequence ATGACCTGGTACACCGTCCTCGTGCTCGCCGTCGCGGCCGAGCGCCTGGCCGAACTCGTGGTGGCCCGCCGCAACACCCGCTGGAGCCTCGCCCGGGGCGGCGTCGAATCGGGCCGGGGGCACTATCCGGGGATGGTCGCGCTCCACACCGCGCTCCTGGCCGGCTGCCTGGCGGAGGTCCGGTTCGCCGAACGTCCCTTCCCGCCGGTCCTCGGCTGGGTGATGGTCGCCGTCGTCGTGGCCGCCCAAGCGCTCCGCTGGTGGTGCATCCGTACGCTCGGCCCCCGCTGGAACACCCGCGTCATCGTCGTCCCCGGCCTGCCCCGGATCACCGGTGGCCCCTACCGGTGGCTGAGCCACCCCAACTACGTCGCCGTCGCCGCCGAAGGACTCGCGCTGCCCCTGGTCCACGGGGCGTGGGTGACCGCCCTGGTGTTCACCGCCCTCAACGCCGCGCTCATGGCCGTCCGGATCCGCTGCGAGGACGGGGCGCTGGCCCGCCTCCCGGCCGCGGACGCACCCGCGTGA